One Actinosynnema pretiosum DNA segment encodes these proteins:
- a CDS encoding helix-turn-helix transcriptional regulator has protein sequence MLNRAELADFLRARREALQPEDVGLPRGPRRRTGGLRREEVAALSGISADYYSRIEQQRGPQPSEQVLAGIARGLHLSLDERDHLFRVGGHPAPQRHPRGDHISPGTMRILDRLADTPAQVINRVGETLAQTRPAVALMGDDTRWTGLARSAVYRWFTDPASRAVHPEEDHALHSRVYAAQFRQACSAGEPRALEIRDALLARSPEFARVWAEHRVGEGYPGVKRFAHRELGLLELRCQTLVDPEQAQTLLVFTAEPGSESYEKLLLLAAVG, from the coding sequence ATGCTGAACCGGGCCGAGCTGGCCGACTTCCTGCGGGCGCGGCGCGAGGCGCTGCAACCGGAGGACGTCGGCCTGCCCAGGGGGCCGCGCAGGCGCACCGGCGGGCTGCGGCGCGAGGAGGTGGCCGCGCTCAGCGGCATCTCGGCCGACTACTACAGCCGCATCGAGCAGCAGCGCGGCCCGCAGCCGTCCGAGCAGGTGCTCGCCGGGATCGCGCGCGGGCTGCACCTGTCGCTGGACGAGCGCGACCACCTGTTCCGCGTCGGCGGCCACCCCGCCCCGCAGCGGCACCCGCGCGGCGACCACATCAGCCCCGGCACGATGCGCATCCTGGACCGCCTCGCCGACACCCCCGCCCAGGTGATCAACCGGGTGGGCGAGACGCTCGCCCAGACCCGGCCCGCCGTCGCGCTGATGGGGGACGACACGCGGTGGACCGGGTTGGCGCGCAGCGCGGTCTACCGGTGGTTCACCGACCCGGCGAGCCGGGCGGTTCACCCGGAGGAGGACCACGCGCTGCACAGCCGGGTGTACGCGGCGCAGTTCCGGCAGGCGTGCAGCGCGGGGGAGCCCAGGGCGCTGGAGATCCGGGACGCGCTGCTGGCGCGGAGCCCGGAGTTCGCGCGGGTGTGGGCCGAGCACCGGGTGGGGGAGGGGTATCCGGGGGTGAAGCGGTTCGCGCACCGCGAGCTGGGGCTGCTGGAGCTGCGGTGCCAGACCCTGGTGGACCCGGAGCAGGCGCAGACGCTGCTGGTGTTCACCGCGGAGCCGGGCAGCGAGAGCTACGAGAAGCTGCTGCTCCTGGCGGCGGTGGGGTGA
- a CDS encoding SDR family oxidoreductase — MSETPLTGKLAVVTGASDGIGLGLARRLAALGAEVVIPVRNAAKGRVALEKIGGASSTRVLDLASLASVADLADRLTAEGRPIDVLVNNAAVMTPPTRHTTEDGFELQFGTNYLGHFALVARVLPLLVAARARVTTQVSLGSMAGRINWDDLQSERAYSPWGAYNQSKLAIMLFALELDRRSRAHGWGVTSNVCHPGFTTTNLQKAGPTMGGARSTFDAPFRVLSRLGWPVQTVEGGLRPALHAATSPDAPGGRFYGPRGLFHLTGAATEEKVYRRARGEADAVRLWDLSLGLADVAFAARGH, encoded by the coding sequence ATGAGCGAAACCCCTCTCACCGGCAAGCTCGCCGTCGTCACCGGCGCGAGCGACGGCATCGGACTCGGCCTCGCCCGCAGGCTCGCGGCGCTGGGCGCGGAGGTCGTCATCCCGGTGCGCAACGCGGCCAAGGGCCGCGTCGCGCTGGAAAAGATCGGCGGCGCCTCCTCCACCCGCGTGCTCGACCTGGCGTCGCTGGCCTCCGTCGCCGACCTCGCCGACCGGCTCACCGCCGAGGGCCGCCCGATCGACGTCCTGGTCAACAACGCCGCCGTCATGACCCCGCCCACCCGGCACACCACCGAGGACGGCTTCGAGCTCCAGTTCGGCACCAACTACCTCGGCCACTTCGCCCTCGTCGCCCGCGTCCTGCCGCTGCTCGTCGCCGCCCGCGCCCGCGTCACCACCCAGGTCTCCCTCGGCTCCATGGCGGGCCGCATCAACTGGGACGACCTCCAGTCCGAGCGCGCCTACTCGCCGTGGGGCGCCTACAACCAGTCCAAGCTCGCGATCATGCTGTTCGCCCTGGAGCTCGACCGGCGCAGCCGCGCGCACGGCTGGGGCGTCACCAGCAACGTCTGCCACCCCGGTTTCACCACCACCAACCTGCAGAAGGCCGGTCCCACGATGGGCGGCGCGCGCTCGACGTTCGACGCCCCGTTCCGGGTGCTGTCCCGGTTGGGCTGGCCGGTGCAGACCGTCGAGGGCGGCCTGCGGCCCGCGCTGCACGCCGCCACGTCCCCGGACGCCCCGGGCGGGCGGTTCTACGGGCCGCGCGGGCTGTTCCACCTCACCGGCGCGGCCACCGAGGAGAAGGTCTACCGGCGGGCCCGCGGCGAGGCCGACGCCGTCCGGCTGTGGGACCTCTCGCTCGGCCTGGCCGACGTGGCGTTCGCGGCTCGGGGACACTGA
- a CDS encoding TetR/AcrR family transcriptional regulator: MPRSRLDRAAVVAAGAALADEVGFDHLAMGPLAERLGVRAPSLYRHVKSLADLKNAVSALAAHEIGDVLRRAVAGRSGPDALRALADALRHWARAHPGRYPAAVLADDPAMALFSLCLTGSPPHAARAFRSASHGFITLESAGAFGLPHDVDRSYRYLVDTLITGLGAAPRWPRQGQPVP; encoded by the coding sequence GTGCCTAGGAGCCGCCTCGACCGGGCCGCCGTCGTGGCGGCCGGGGCCGCGCTGGCCGACGAGGTGGGCTTCGACCACCTGGCCATGGGCCCGCTCGCCGAACGCCTCGGCGTGCGCGCGCCCTCGCTGTACCGGCACGTGAAGTCCTTGGCGGACCTCAAGAACGCCGTCTCCGCACTGGCGGCCCACGAGATCGGGGACGTCCTGCGCCGCGCCGTCGCCGGGCGCTCCGGACCGGACGCCCTGCGCGCGCTGGCCGACGCCCTGCGCCACTGGGCGCGCGCCCACCCCGGCCGCTACCCCGCCGCCGTCCTGGCCGACGACCCCGCGATGGCCCTCTTCTCCTTGTGCCTCACCGGTTCCCCGCCGCACGCCGCCCGCGCGTTCAGGTCGGCCTCGCACGGTTTCATCACCCTGGAGTCCGCGGGCGCTTTCGGCCTGCCGCACGACGTGGACCGCAGCTACCGCTACCTCGTCGACACCCTGATCACCGGCCTGGGCGCCGCACCGAGGTGGCCCAGGCAGGGACAACCCGTCCCCTGA
- a CDS encoding alpha/beta fold hydrolase, whose amino-acid sequence MTQHLTLDGGTLAYDLAGDTGPLVVLAHGMGDSRAAYRFVAPLLVAAGHRVATVDLRGHGESSTGWPEHTRTAIAGDLVALIRHLGGPAVLVGHSISGGAATIAAATAPELVTALVELTPFTRAQEFSLRDLAHPAYRKGVLALLGMAAFGSTGSWLRYLELAHPGPRPADWDARQAEIAAMLREPGRMKALRAMGQGSPADAGAQLANVTCPVLVVQGELDPDWVSPRAEGEAVVADLPAGLGRLAVVAGAGHYPHVQFPERVVELVLEFLAATRA is encoded by the coding sequence ATGACCCAGCACCTGACCCTCGACGGCGGCACCCTCGCCTACGACCTCGCCGGTGACACCGGCCCGCTCGTCGTCCTCGCCCACGGCATGGGCGACAGCCGCGCCGCCTACCGCTTCGTCGCCCCGCTCCTGGTCGCCGCGGGCCACCGCGTCGCGACCGTCGACCTGCGCGGCCACGGCGAGTCCAGCACCGGCTGGCCCGAGCACACCCGCACCGCGATCGCGGGCGACCTCGTCGCGCTCATCCGGCACCTCGGCGGCCCCGCCGTCCTGGTCGGCCACTCCATCTCCGGCGGCGCGGCCACCATCGCCGCCGCCACCGCGCCCGAGCTGGTCACCGCCCTGGTCGAGCTGACCCCGTTCACCCGCGCCCAGGAGTTCTCCCTCCGCGACCTCGCGCACCCCGCCTACCGCAAGGGGGTGCTCGCCCTGCTCGGCATGGCCGCGTTCGGCAGCACCGGCAGCTGGCTGCGCTACCTGGAGCTCGCCCACCCCGGCCCCCGCCCGGCCGACTGGGACGCGCGCCAGGCCGAGATCGCCGCGATGCTGCGCGAGCCCGGCCGCATGAAGGCGTTGCGCGCCATGGGACAGGGCTCCCCGGCCGACGCGGGTGCCCAGCTGGCGAACGTCACGTGCCCGGTGCTCGTCGTGCAGGGCGAACTGGACCCAGACTGGGTCTCGCCGCGCGCCGAGGGCGAGGCCGTCGTCGCCGACCTGCCCGCGGGCCTCGGGAGGCTGGCGGTCGTCGCGGGCGCCGGGCACTACCCGCACGTCCAGTTCCCCGAGCGGGTCGTGGAGCTGGTGCTGGAGTTCCTCGCCGCCACCCGTGCCTAG
- a CDS encoding TetR/AcrR family transcriptional regulator, which yields MPQPEASPQVARRPQRVVGRRNFDALLVAAREVFAAHGVGGSLEEVARRAGAGIGALHRNFPNRQVLFGTVHADELDGHEPWEALVVWLRQLVACSAAKKALYEALNVDSPMVAGYVERVHRAGEPLLESAAGGRGARRRELRRRAPAGQRVGGGNRRDDAQRDRVLAMALDGVRRERSSSPRPAPARHVAVARRGVVERVNDRPVAQRRRGQVPVGAHRHGGERQVAGERAAHAPTAHAPAADDPVGAQGFSALREADQGWFRSTGGVPPVGRARVGGGVPPQAGGRTRAGRC from the coding sequence CCCTCCTCGTCGCCGCCCGTGAGGTCTTCGCCGCGCACGGCGTCGGCGGTTCGCTGGAGGAGGTCGCCCGGCGCGCCGGGGCCGGCATCGGCGCGCTCCACCGCAACTTCCCGAACCGGCAGGTGCTGTTCGGGACCGTCCACGCCGACGAGCTGGACGGGCACGAGCCGTGGGAGGCGCTGGTGGTGTGGTTGCGGCAGCTCGTCGCCTGCTCGGCAGCCAAGAAGGCGCTCTACGAGGCGCTCAACGTCGACTCGCCGATGGTCGCGGGCTACGTCGAGCGCGTCCACCGGGCCGGTGAGCCGCTGCTCGAGAGCGCAGCGGGCGGGCGCGGCGCGCGCCGACGTGAGCTTCGACGACGTGCGCCTGCCGGTCAACGGGTCGGCGGCGGGAACCGCCGGGACGACGCGCAGCGCGACCGGGTGCTCGCCATGGCGCTGGACGGGGTCCGGCGCGAGCGCTCGTCGTCGCCCCGCCCCGCCCCGGCCCGGCACGTGGCCGTGGCGCGCCGGGGCGTGGTTGAGCGCGTCAACGACCGTCCGGTCGCGCAGCGCCGTCGTGGGCAGGTCCCGGTAGGCGCGCACCGGCACGGCGGCGAACGCCAGGTCGCAGGCGAGCGCGCCGCCCACGCGCCCACTGCCCACGCGCCCGCTGCCGATGACCCCGTTGGCGCGCAAGGGTTCTCCGCTCTTCGCGAAGCGGATCAGGGGTGGTTCCGCTCTACCGGAGGCGTCCCTCCGGTAGGGCGTGCCCGAGTTGGCGGAGGGGTGCCTCCGCAAGCGGGCGGGCGGACTCGCGCGGGTCGGTGTTGA